The stretch of DNA ACTCGCAAGTTGGCTTAGGCGAGCCGCTCGACGTGACAATCCAAATCACCACGGCGGTTCCCGAGCCATCGTGTCTCGTGCTCGTCGGCGCCTCGCTCGTTGGGGTGGTGACGATGCGGCGTCGTTGATCGGCCTGGAGAATCCCGTTCGCCAGCCGCGAAGTCGCCCGGCCGGCGTGCTGGGACTAGTGGAAACAGCATCAAGCCGCCTCAGCTAGTGTTTTTGAGGCGGCGAAGTCTCACCCCCCCGAGTATCGCTCTTCTGCCGCGTCTGCCTAAACGGCAACTGCATTGACTCTCATCGCTCCTGGACGCAGCAGCACAACCTCGTCAGCAAAGGGAATGGACCCGCTATGCGATCGTCACAACAGAAAACGCTCCAGCGTCTCGGCGCGCTACTTGGCTCACTGGTCGCGGCGGGTTCCGCCTCAGCCCAATTCATCGAAACACCGCTCGCCACGTGGGATATCGGCCCTAGCCAGCCGGGCAATGTTGACTTCGATCCGGAACTAGACGCCACCGCCAGTATTTCGGGCGGCTGGTACCAGCGTGCACAGACTTCGGAGCTCACTTACGGACAGAGCACGACGCCCGGGACCTTTACGCAAGGGGCGGGATCGCTTGAGCTCAACATCGTCGGCAAGGGGAACGGCGGTTCTTACGACGCAACGATCAACGGCGCCGCGTTCAATCTCGACACGCACTACAGTGCTCCCGCCGGCGCTATCTATTCCGGCTCCGATACCCGTGCTGTTGCGTTGCGAGAGGCGATTCTCAGCGGCGCTCAGGCGTTGTATACGATCGATTTCGACATCATCTACGACGTGCAACAGATGCGGTCGATCGCGTGGCAACCACCGGAAGAGACCGTCGACCCGGCGAATAACGGCCAATTCCCACAACGATTCTTCTGGGTGGGCCTGTTGGGTGACACCAGCAACGGTGGCTTTAGGCAGATCAATAACGTCCATACCATCGAAGTCTTCGACCCGCAGTGGGACAACGAGGACTACGCCGTCGTTAATGCGTCGGTTCCACTCACCGATTTCGGCTGGGACTTTGCCGAGGGAACCGCTCTGAACGAGATCCGACTTGGGATTCTCTACAATAGCGTCTTCGGGACATTGCCCGCGCCGAGTAACACCACGGCGGCGCGGATCTTCATCGATAACTTCCGTTTGGTCGAGCAGGACATCGCCGGCGTCATCGACCTGAACAACGATGGCGAGATCGACCTCGACGACTTCGACCTCTTCATGTCGCAGCATCTCGTAGCGAATCCGACGCTCGGTGACTTCAACGCTGACGGCGCCAACGACTTCCAAGACTTCTTGCAATTCGAAGACCTCTACGACACCTTCCACGGCGCCGGCTCGCTGGCCAGCGCGTTGGCGAGCGTCCCCGAGCCCACAACACTCGGCGGCGCCCTGTTGGCGGTGCTCGGGTTGGCGTTGCGTCGCACGCGCCGCGCTCTGCCGGCGATTGCGGCGGCTGGCGTCGCCGTGGCCTCGACCGCGGGCGTCGCCCAAGCACAGATGGGTCAGATCGGGGACACGTGGCTTCTTGAGTCGTGGGAAGACCTCTCGGATTGGCAATCGCCAACGTTCTTCGCTGGCAACGGGAACCCCGGGGCCACCGCGCCATTGATCGAACAGAGCCCAATCGGCGCCACCGAAGGCAGCAGCAGCCTGAAGATCACTCAATTCGGCGACAATGGCGTTACACCGGGCCAGTTCAGTTGGAACGCGACGACCAGTGTGAACTGGGGGCCGGGGCATCCCGCCTATGACGCATTGTCCTACGCCACCAACATCGGCTCTGAGCACTTCGTCGTCAAAGCGGATGTGACCTTCCGAGGGGTCGATCTGGGTGAAGCCAACGCGCTGAATGTCTTCTTCGGTCTCGACTTCAGTGGGCAGCAGGCCGGCGGCTGGTTGTTGGGAGATCCCGACGGTACGACGACCATGTCGATCCCGTTGTCGAATTTCGGCTTGCTCGATCCGGCGGACCAAGGGAATCCTGATATCTCTGCGCAGGTTGCCTTCCAAGACAACACCGACAGCATCGATCCGTTTAGCGCGTACATCGACAATATCGTGCTCGAGCAGGTCAGCGTCCCGGACCTGTTGACGCTTGAGATCGACCGCAGCTCCGGCGCCGGCGTGCTCCGCAATAATTCAAGCGGGCCCGTCTCTTGGAATTACCTGGAGATCAAGAGCGCCGGTGGCGCGCTCGACGCTGCTGGTTGGAGCAGCCTGGACGATCAAGACATCGCCGGAACTCGCACATGGGTTGAGGCGGGAGGATCATCGGCCACGCAGCTCGTGGAGGCGTCGCTACTTGGAAGTCACACTCTGGAGGTTGGCGAAACCCTTGCCATCGGCGATCTCTACAACCCTCTATCGGGACTCGAGGACATCGATTTTGAGGTCCGTCGAGAAGGCGGGCCGGCCGACCGGACGTACGACCAGATTGTCAATTTCGTCGGAACGTCGATCGCCGTCGATGGCGACTACAACGCCGATGGATTTGTCAATGCGGCCGATTACACCGTGTGGCGCGACGCGCTTGGACAGGACATCACGCTTCCCAATGAGAACGCCACCCCGGGTTCAGTTACGCAAGAGGACTACGATGTGTGGGTGAGCAACTACGGGAGTTCTGCGGGGGTGGCGATTGCCGTGTCCGTGCCCGAGCCTTCGACGACGCTGCTAACGCTGGCGTCTGTGGGCGCTCTGGCCGGCCTAGGCGGTCGTCGGAAGTAAGGCCGAGAGGCCATTCTGTGGGCGGCTGCGGATTCCGCAGCCGCCCACATTCTATGGCGCCGAGATTTCCGCACTTCTCGGCCGGATGTACCAACCTGAAGCGGCAAAGTAATCATTGACGTTGCGGCCCGTCAGCCGTTACCATCTCGAACAGCTCAAGTACTTTACCAATGAGCTCTCTCTTCAAAGTCGTTGACTTCGCGGTCTATCGATCGACTCATCTGGACATGGAAATGGGGTCCTCTATGGCCGTCACTTGTCTTGTTGAAAGCCTCGACCGCTCGGCCGTAGGTTGGACCGGACGGCGTCACGGTGCAGAGACGACACGACGGGGTTTC from Botrimarina mediterranea encodes:
- a CDS encoding PEP-CTERM sorting domain-containing protein gives rise to the protein MRSSQQKTLQRLGALLGSLVAAGSASAQFIETPLATWDIGPSQPGNVDFDPELDATASISGGWYQRAQTSELTYGQSTTPGTFTQGAGSLELNIVGKGNGGSYDATINGAAFNLDTHYSAPAGAIYSGSDTRAVALREAILSGAQALYTIDFDIIYDVQQMRSIAWQPPEETVDPANNGQFPQRFFWVGLLGDTSNGGFRQINNVHTIEVFDPQWDNEDYAVVNASVPLTDFGWDFAEGTALNEIRLGILYNSVFGTLPAPSNTTAARIFIDNFRLVEQDIAGVIDLNNDGEIDLDDFDLFMSQHLVANPTLGDFNADGANDFQDFLQFEDLYDTFHGAGSLASALASVPEPTTLGGALLAVLGLALRRTRRALPAIAAAGVAVASTAGVAQAQMGQIGDTWLLESWEDLSDWQSPTFFAGNGNPGATAPLIEQSPIGATEGSSSLKITQFGDNGVTPGQFSWNATTSVNWGPGHPAYDALSYATNIGSEHFVVKADVTFRGVDLGEANALNVFFGLDFSGQQAGGWLLGDPDGTTTMSIPLSNFGLLDPADQGNPDISAQVAFQDNTDSIDPFSAYIDNIVLEQVSVPDLLTLEIDRSSGAGVLRNNSSGPVSWNYLEIKSAGGALDAAGWSSLDDQDIAGTRTWVEAGGSSATQLVEASLLGSHTLEVGETLAIGDLYNPLSGLEDIDFEVRREGGPADRTYDQIVNFVGTSIAVDGDYNADGFVNAADYTVWRDALGQDITLPNENATPGSVTQEDYDVWVSNYGSSAGVAIAVSVPEPSTTLLTLASVGALAGLGGRRK